A genomic stretch from Arthrobacter sp. KBS0702 includes:
- a CDS encoding GNAT family N-acetyltransferase, producing MANEVQVEQLWIPDSLDGPDAADFLAAVEVGRKVRMQTWGSDDLAYAPLEKLLEMADPYERQVILVARVDGEIVGTVDIALPLSDNLDLAEFTLDILPEFQGRGVGRRLLEAAERFARDEGRHTILIDTNHPGATLADSKAGQLIPGSGLGFVPLNSREVEFAQHTGYTLQHIEQFSSCALPLDSKLVADLQAEAEEANAGRYRLHHWTDRCPEQWLEAVAALENQAGEDGIPGTENADLVFDGGILREAEDVAIAQGRRTVVTAVEHIASGALVGLTTISVLALRPDVVFQDDTVVLREHRGNKLGLLIKVVNMERLTEQFPDARVLYTWNAPENRYLLTVNKQLGFTTAGVTGIWQKELPDFGPSVS from the coding sequence ATGGCAAACGAGGTACAGGTCGAGCAACTCTGGATCCCGGATTCGCTGGACGGACCGGATGCGGCGGACTTCCTTGCCGCCGTCGAAGTGGGCCGTAAGGTCCGGATGCAGACCTGGGGCAGCGACGACCTCGCCTACGCCCCGCTCGAGAAGCTGCTCGAAATGGCCGACCCCTATGAACGTCAGGTGATCCTGGTGGCCAGGGTCGACGGCGAGATCGTGGGGACCGTGGACATCGCGCTGCCGCTCTCGGACAACCTGGACCTCGCCGAATTCACCCTGGACATCCTGCCCGAGTTCCAAGGCCGGGGCGTCGGCCGGCGGCTGCTGGAGGCGGCGGAGCGCTTCGCCCGGGACGAGGGCCGCCACACCATCCTGATCGACACAAACCATCCCGGTGCCACGCTGGCGGACAGCAAGGCAGGGCAGCTGATCCCCGGCTCCGGCCTCGGGTTCGTTCCGCTGAACAGCCGGGAGGTGGAGTTCGCCCAGCACACCGGCTACACCTTGCAGCACATCGAACAGTTCAGCTCCTGCGCCCTGCCCCTGGACAGCAAGCTCGTCGCCGACCTGCAGGCGGAAGCGGAGGAGGCCAACGCTGGGCGGTACCGGCTGCACCACTGGACGGACCGCTGCCCCGAGCAGTGGCTTGAGGCCGTGGCGGCACTGGAGAACCAGGCCGGGGAAGACGGGATCCCCGGGACTGAAAACGCGGACCTGGTGTTCGACGGCGGGATCCTCCGCGAGGCGGAAGACGTCGCCATCGCGCAGGGCCGCCGGACCGTGGTCACCGCCGTCGAACACATCGCCAGCGGGGCACTGGTGGGGCTGACGACTATCAGTGTCCTGGCGCTGCGCCCCGACGTCGTCTTCCAGGACGACACCGTCGTCCTGCGGGAGCACCGCGGCAATAAGCTGGGGCTGCTGATCAAGGTGGTCAACATGGAACGGCTCACCGAGCAGTTCCCGGACGCTCGGGTCCTTTACACCTGGAACGCCCCGGAAAACCGGTATCTCCTCACCGTGAACAAACAGCTCGGCTTCACTACGGCCGGCGTGACAGGAATCTGGCAGAAGGAACTGCCCGACTTCGGACCCAGCGTCAGCTGA
- a CDS encoding GNAT family N-acetyltransferase → MNAATYRIEALALPESLDAPDAAEFLEVGRLCDALTLETWGGLDRATTAQARLRYWRDNAYTRMRIFFVRVDGQMAARSWVRFGQQENLGSALLHVAVLKAYAGRGIGRALLEHAEALAAADGRTVLKSFTEHPADFDAGGPDVLAPLTGAGAVPAAARGVRFATRAGYRLEQVERYSSLDVTAAAPELDRLENEARTRATAYELLSWTDHCPEEHVAQLAVLMSRMSTDAPTGGLSYEEESWDAARVRHVEDTWKRAGNTSLVTAARHRGSGELAAYSVLELAPGKPWLAEQDDTLVAAAHRGHHLGMLVKIANLRRLADYPDVRRVTTFNAAENGHMLAINVALGFRPAGWDGEWQKSADAGSAVALD, encoded by the coding sequence GTGAACGCCGCCACGTACCGCATAGAAGCCCTGGCCCTCCCGGAATCGCTCGACGCGCCGGACGCCGCCGAGTTCCTCGAAGTCGGCCGACTCTGTGACGCCCTGACGCTGGAAACCTGGGGCGGCCTGGACCGCGCGACGACGGCGCAGGCGCGGCTGCGCTATTGGCGGGACAACGCCTATACCCGGATGCGGATCTTCTTCGTGCGCGTCGACGGACAGATGGCGGCGAGGTCCTGGGTCCGATTCGGGCAGCAGGAAAACCTGGGCAGTGCGCTCCTGCACGTTGCCGTGCTGAAGGCATACGCCGGACGGGGGATCGGCCGCGCGCTGCTCGAGCACGCGGAAGCACTGGCCGCCGCCGACGGCCGCACCGTCCTGAAGAGCTTCACCGAACACCCGGCAGACTTCGACGCCGGCGGTCCGGACGTGCTCGCGCCGCTGACCGGCGCCGGTGCGGTGCCGGCGGCTGCGCGCGGTGTCCGCTTCGCCACGAGGGCGGGCTACCGGCTCGAACAGGTGGAACGGTACAGCAGCCTGGACGTCACCGCCGCCGCCCCTGAACTTGACCGCCTGGAAAACGAAGCCCGGACCAGGGCAACAGCGTACGAACTGTTGAGCTGGACGGACCACTGCCCGGAGGAGCACGTGGCGCAACTTGCCGTCCTGATGTCACGGATGAGCACCGACGCGCCGACCGGAGGCCTCAGCTACGAGGAGGAATCCTGGGACGCCGCCCGCGTCCGCCACGTCGAGGACACGTGGAAGCGGGCCGGCAACACCTCGCTCGTGACGGCCGCACGGCACCGTGGCAGCGGCGAGCTGGCGGCCTACTCCGTACTCGAACTGGCGCCCGGCAAGCCCTGGCTGGCAGAGCAGGACGACACCCTCGTCGCCGCCGCCCACCGAGGCCACCACCTCGGGATGCTCGTCAAGATCGCCAATCTCCGGCGCCTCGCGGACTACCCTGACGTCCGGCGGGTCACCACTTTCAACGCCGCCGAAAACGGCCACATGCTGGCGATCAACGTCGCCCTCGGATTCCGGCCGGCAGGCTGGGACGGGGAGTGGCAGAAGTCCGCCGATGCGGGGAGCGCCGTCGCGCTGGACTGA
- a CDS encoding acetyl-CoA C-acetyltransferase: MNNSADNNDVVILAAARTPQGRLNGQLAGFTAVELGAHAIRAALAASGVKPDQVDSVIMGQVLQAGAGQNPARQSAIGAGIGWNVPTVTINKVCLSGLTAVIDAARMIRSGDATVVVAGGQESMSRAPHLLPGSRQGWTYGSVQALDAAAHDGLTDAFDGQSMGLSTESKNVTLGIDRTSQDEVAAASHQRAARAAKDGVFDGEIAPISVKQRKGDPIQVGTDEGVRPDTSVSSLAGLRAAFATDGTITAGNSSPLSDGAAALVLTSRKFAEEHGLEYLAVVGKPGQVAGPDNSLHSQPSNAIKSALDKAGWTAADLDFIEINEAFGSVAVQSLKDLDYPLEQCNIHGGAIALGHPIGASGARLALHAAHELKRRGAGKAAVSLCGGGGQGEALLLYRD; this comes from the coding sequence ATGAACAACTCCGCGGACAACAATGATGTTGTCATCCTCGCCGCTGCCCGCACCCCGCAGGGCCGGCTTAACGGGCAGCTGGCCGGCTTCACCGCCGTCGAGCTCGGCGCCCACGCGATCCGTGCGGCGCTGGCCGCCAGCGGAGTGAAGCCGGACCAGGTCGACTCGGTCATCATGGGCCAGGTCCTGCAGGCCGGGGCGGGCCAGAACCCGGCCCGCCAGAGCGCCATCGGCGCCGGCATCGGCTGGAACGTCCCCACGGTCACCATCAACAAGGTCTGCCTCTCCGGCCTCACCGCCGTGATCGACGCGGCCCGGATGATCCGCAGCGGCGACGCCACCGTCGTCGTCGCCGGCGGCCAGGAATCCATGAGCCGGGCCCCGCACCTGCTCCCCGGCTCCCGGCAGGGCTGGACCTACGGCTCGGTCCAGGCGCTTGACGCCGCCGCCCACGACGGCCTCACCGATGCCTTCGACGGACAGTCGATGGGCCTGTCCACCGAGAGCAAGAACGTCACGCTCGGCATCGACCGGACCTCCCAGGACGAAGTGGCGGCGGCCTCGCACCAGCGCGCCGCCCGCGCCGCCAAGGACGGGGTCTTCGACGGCGAAATCGCGCCGATCAGCGTCAAGCAGCGCAAGGGCGACCCGATCCAGGTCGGCACCGACGAAGGTGTCCGGCCGGATACCTCCGTCTCCTCCCTGGCCGGCCTGCGCGCGGCCTTCGCCACGGACGGCACCATCACCGCCGGCAACTCTTCCCCGCTCTCGGACGGCGCCGCCGCCCTGGTCCTCACCTCGCGGAAGTTCGCCGAGGAGCACGGCCTGGAATACCTGGCCGTGGTCGGCAAGCCCGGGCAGGTGGCCGGACCGGACAACTCGCTGCACTCCCAGCCCTCCAACGCGATCAAGAGCGCGCTGGACAAGGCCGGCTGGACCGCCGCGGACCTGGATTTCATCGAGATCAACGAGGCCTTCGGCTCGGTGGCCGTGCAGTCCCTCAAGGACCTGGACTACCCGCTGGAGCAGTGCAATATCCACGGCGGTGCCATCGCGCTGGGCCACCCGATCGGCGCCTCCGGAGCACGGCTGGCCCTGCATGCGGCCCACGAGCTCAAACGCCGTGGTGCCGGCAAGGCCGCCGTGTCGCTCTGCGGCGGAGGCGGCCAGGGGGAGGCCCTGCTGCTGTACCGCGACTGA
- a CDS encoding aminoacyl-tRNA deacylase, whose product MTDPAARPAGLTSGRERGGSDGRKRFLADAAARGLEVELVERLAAHSLEEAAAILGIRPADIVKSLVVKHKDGSFLFALVPGDRQISWPKLRQLVGVNKLSLPSADVALAATGYERGTITPLGSTSAWPVYADSTITGRRISMGAGEHGYSAFVDADALTAALGAVVADITDPVQGT is encoded by the coding sequence ATGACCGATCCGGCAGCGCGACCGGCCGGGCTGACGTCCGGCCGGGAGCGGGGCGGCAGCGACGGCAGGAAGCGGTTCCTGGCCGACGCCGCCGCGCGCGGCCTTGAGGTGGAGCTGGTGGAACGCCTCGCCGCGCACAGCCTCGAGGAGGCCGCAGCGATCCTCGGCATCCGCCCGGCCGACATCGTCAAGTCCCTGGTGGTCAAGCACAAGGACGGCAGCTTCCTGTTCGCCCTGGTTCCCGGCGACCGGCAGATCAGCTGGCCCAAGCTCCGCCAGCTGGTCGGCGTCAACAAGCTCTCGTTGCCCAGCGCCGATGTCGCGCTGGCGGCAACCGGCTACGAGCGCGGCACCATCACCCCGCTCGGGAGCACCTCCGCCTGGCCGGTCTACGCCGACAGCACCATCACCGGCCGTCGGATCTCGATGGGGGCCGGTGAACACGGGTACAGCGCCTTCGTCGACGCCGATGCGCTCACTGCGGCCCTCGGGGCCGTCGTCGCGGATATCACCGATCCGGTGCAGGGCACCTAA
- the rplJ gene encoding 50S ribosomal protein L10 has translation MATPTKVSAVAEITNDFKESNAAVLTEYRGLTVAQLKQLRVSLGQDTKFAVVKNTLTAIAAKEAGVEAFDGQLAGPTAIAFIKGDAVAAAKSLTDFAKANKQLVIKTGYFEGKALNASEVAALAALESRELQLAKVAGILKAPAAAAARIIDALRLKLEEENGAPAAAEAPAAEEAPAAEAAETEAPAEAAATEEN, from the coding sequence ATGGCAACGCCTACCAAGGTTTCAGCAGTAGCTGAGATCACTAACGATTTCAAGGAATCGAACGCCGCTGTCCTGACCGAATACCGTGGGCTCACCGTTGCACAGCTCAAGCAGCTGCGTGTTTCTCTCGGCCAGGACACCAAGTTCGCGGTCGTCAAGAACACCCTGACCGCCATTGCAGCCAAGGAAGCCGGCGTCGAAGCATTCGACGGCCAGCTTGCCGGCCCCACTGCAATCGCGTTCATCAAGGGTGACGCAGTTGCAGCTGCCAAGAGCCTGACGGATTTTGCCAAGGCCAACAAGCAGCTGGTCATCAAGACCGGTTACTTCGAGGGCAAGGCACTGAACGCCAGCGAAGTTGCTGCCCTGGCAGCACTCGAGTCCCGCGAGCTGCAGCTCGCCAAGGTTGCAGGCATCCTCAAGGCTCCTGCTGCCGCTGCTGCACGCATCATCGACGCCCTGCGCCTGAAGCTTGAAGAAGAGAACGGTGCACCGGCAGCTGCCGAAGCGCCCGCCGCTGAAGAAGCCCCGGCCGCAGAAGCAGCAGAGACCGAAGCTCCGGCCGAAGCCGCAGCCACCGAAGAGAACTAA
- a CDS encoding bifunctional UDP-sugar hydrolase/5'-nucleotidase: MTDPNPSFSRRAMLAAAFVGGSAAAAALSGAPAAQAAPGNAKKQFNLTVLGTTDLHNNVFNWDYFKDVPYADSAGNRIGIAQASSLIKAVRAERGAANTLTIDSGDTIQGTPLAYYFAKVNPISDTVKHPMALAMNAVGYDAVALGNHEFNYGIPMLRTWEKQLDFPLLGANVHDAVTGQRAFTPYVLKRVKTENGWLTVGLVGFVTPGCALWDRDNVQGKLDFNGIVEEAKTVIPQMKAAGADVIIVSSHSGATPGSSYGDALPFAENASTQLAEEVPGIDAILVGHAHLEIPERFVTNKETKRPVLLTEPLKWGMRVAVIDLQLSKDEGRWTVTSAHSHLLNANTADPDPAVVSAVQAGHEATVKYVNQVIGTSTAPLTTATACWSDSAAIDAINYVQASTIKAELANGPAAGLPVLSIAAAFSRSVDVKAGPLTIRDVAGLYIFDNTLLSIKVTGAQVKAYLKWSAQYFKPVATTTARAQEVTNAATAMAPNGTPDYNYDVVYGLDAPLNYEIDLARPVGDRIMNLSYGGSPVRADQEFAMAINNYRQSGGGNFPAVKTAPVLSNSQQEIRQRIIDYVVARGTLDAAVFSQSNWRLTVNGEPLTVTA; the protein is encoded by the coding sequence ATGACAGATCCGAACCCGTCGTTCTCCCGCCGCGCCATGCTGGCGGCGGCCTTCGTCGGCGGCAGCGCCGCCGCCGCAGCGCTCTCCGGCGCACCCGCAGCCCAGGCTGCGCCCGGCAACGCGAAAAAGCAGTTCAACCTGACCGTGCTCGGCACCACCGACCTGCACAACAACGTCTTCAACTGGGACTACTTCAAGGATGTCCCCTACGCGGACAGCGCGGGCAACCGGATCGGCATCGCGCAGGCGTCAAGCCTGATCAAGGCCGTCCGGGCCGAGCGCGGCGCCGCCAACACGCTCACCATCGACTCGGGCGACACCATCCAGGGCACACCGCTGGCCTACTACTTCGCCAAGGTCAACCCCATCTCCGACACCGTCAAGCACCCCATGGCGCTGGCCATGAACGCCGTCGGCTACGACGCCGTCGCGCTCGGCAACCACGAATTCAACTACGGCATCCCGATGCTGCGGACCTGGGAGAAGCAGCTGGACTTCCCGCTGCTCGGCGCCAACGTGCACGACGCCGTCACCGGCCAGCGCGCCTTCACCCCGTACGTCCTGAAGCGGGTCAAGACCGAGAACGGCTGGCTGACCGTCGGCCTCGTCGGTTTCGTGACACCCGGCTGCGCCCTCTGGGACCGCGACAATGTCCAGGGCAAGCTCGACTTCAACGGCATTGTGGAGGAGGCCAAGACGGTCATCCCGCAGATGAAGGCTGCCGGAGCCGACGTCATCATCGTCTCCAGCCACTCGGGCGCGACGCCGGGCTCCTCCTACGGCGACGCGCTGCCGTTCGCTGAGAACGCGTCCACCCAGCTCGCCGAGGAAGTCCCGGGGATCGACGCGATCCTGGTCGGGCACGCGCACCTGGAGATCCCGGAGCGGTTTGTCACCAACAAGGAAACGAAACGGCCGGTGCTCCTGACCGAACCGCTGAAGTGGGGCATGCGTGTTGCGGTCATCGACCTGCAGCTCAGCAAGGACGAGGGCCGGTGGACCGTCACCTCGGCGCACTCCCACCTCCTGAACGCCAACACCGCCGATCCGGACCCCGCCGTCGTCAGCGCCGTGCAGGCCGGCCACGAGGCGACGGTGAAGTACGTGAACCAGGTGATCGGCACCTCTACCGCGCCGCTGACCACAGCGACGGCCTGCTGGAGCGACTCGGCCGCGATCGACGCGATCAACTACGTCCAGGCCAGCACCATCAAGGCGGAGCTGGCCAACGGCCCGGCCGCCGGGCTGCCGGTGCTTTCCATCGCCGCGGCCTTCTCCCGCTCCGTGGACGTCAAGGCCGGTCCGCTGACCATCCGCGACGTGGCCGGGCTGTACATCTTCGACAACACCCTGCTGTCCATCAAGGTCACAGGGGCCCAGGTCAAGGCCTACCTCAAGTGGTCGGCGCAGTACTTCAAGCCGGTGGCCACGACGACGGCCCGGGCCCAGGAAGTCACGAATGCCGCCACCGCCATGGCGCCGAACGGCACCCCGGACTACAACTACGACGTCGTCTACGGCCTGGATGCGCCGCTGAACTACGAGATCGACCTGGCCCGGCCGGTGGGGGACCGGATCATGAACCTGAGCTACGGCGGCTCGCCCGTGAGGGCGGACCAGGAATTCGCGATGGCAATCAACAACTACCGCCAGAGCGGCGGCGGGAACTTCCCGGCCGTGAAGACGGCGCCGGTACTCTCGAACAGCCAGCAGGAAATCCGCCAGCGCATCATCGACTATGTTGTGGCGCGCGGCACCCTCGACGCCGCCGTGTTCAGCCAGAGCAACTGGCGGCTCACGGTCAACGGTGAACCCCTGACGGTCACCGCCTGA
- the rplL gene encoding 50S ribosomal protein L7/L12 produces MAKLSNEELIEAFKELTIIELSEFVKLFEETFEVTAAAVAVAGPAGGAAEEVEEKTDFDVILEAAGEKKIAVIKEVRAITSLGLKEAKDLVDSAPKAVLEGATKEAAEKAKEQLEAAGATVTLK; encoded by the coding sequence ATGGCGAAGCTCAGCAACGAAGAGCTCATTGAAGCTTTCAAGGAACTGACCATCATCGAGCTCTCCGAGTTCGTCAAGCTCTTCGAAGAGACCTTCGAAGTTACCGCTGCCGCTGTTGCAGTTGCCGGCCCCGCCGGTGGCGCTGCTGAAGAGGTTGAAGAGAAGACTGACTTCGACGTCATCCTCGAGGCTGCTGGCGAAAAGAAGATCGCAGTGATCAAGGAAGTTCGCGCCATCACCTCCCTCGGCCTCAAGGAAGCCAAGGACCTGGTTGACAGCGCACCGAAGGCCGTCCTCGAAGGCGCCACCAAGGAAGCTGCCGAGAAGGCAAAGGAGCAGCTCGAGGCTGCCGGCGCCACCGTTACCCTCAAGTAA
- the rpoB gene encoding DNA-directed RNA polymerase subunit beta, protein MVASSTSNVNNATAINADSTDGATRRLSFAKIHEPLDVPNLLALQTDSFDWLVGNERWQARVAKAVEEGDLSVATTSGLSDIFEEISPIEDFQGTMSLSFSEPEFADPKYTMAECKDRDATYSAPLYVKAEFMNNNTGEIKQQTVFMGDFPLMTEKGTFVVNGTERVVVSQLVRSPGAYFERTADKTSDKDIFTAKIIPSRGAWFELEIDKRDQVGVRLDRKRKQSVTVLLKALGWTEGQILEEFGQYDSMRATLEKDATETREDALLDIYRKLRPGEPPTVEAAQSLLDNLYFNSKRYDLAKVGRYKINRKLGIDRSLGDKEASVLHVEDIVAMIKFLVALHAGEKTLMGKRDGQDHELRVEIDDIDHFGNRRIRAVGELIENQVRTGLSRMERVVRERMTTQDVEAITPQTLINIRPVVAAIKEFFGTSQLSQFMDQNNPLSGLTHKRRLSALGPGGLSRDRAGMEVRDVHPSHYGRMCPIETPEGPNIGLIGSLASYGRINPFGFIETPYRLVSEGVVSDEVQYLTADDEAEVLIAQANAPLDENKRFAEETVLVRARGGGGEPVLVPAADVEFMDVSPRQMVSVATALIPFLEHDDANRALMGANMQRQAVPLVRSEAPFVGTGMERAAAVDAGDVVIAKKAGVVTEVSAELVIMLNDDGTETNYRINKFARSNQGNCYNHRVLVNEGQRLEVGGIIADGPATDQGELALGKNLLVAFMSWEGHNFEDAIILSQRIVAEDVLSSIHIEEHEIDARDTKLGAEEITRDIPNVSEEVLAGLDERGIIHIGAEVEAGDILVGKVTPKGETELTPEERLLRAIFGEKSREVRDTSLKVPHGESGTVIGVRVFDRDNDDELPPGVNQLVRVYVAAKRKITDGDKLAGRHGNKGVISKILPIEDMPFLADGTPVDIVLNPLGVPGRMNVGQVLETHLGWVAKTGWKIEGEPEWVKQLPNLPRESGQTTVATPVFDGAREEEITGLLDSTNVTRDGDRLINSSGKTRLFDGRSGEPFPDPISVGYMYILKLHHLVDDKIHARSTGPYSMITQQPLGGKAQFGGQRFGEMEVWALEAYGAAYTLQELLTIKSDDIHGRVKVYEAIVKGENIPEPGVPESFKVLIKEMQSLCLNVEVLSTDGTTIEMRDSDDAVFTAAEELGIDLSRAEPSSVEEV, encoded by the coding sequence TTGGTCGCCTCGAGCACCTCTAATGTAAACAACGCTACCGCTATCAATGCCGACAGCACCGACGGTGCAACCCGCCGGCTCTCCTTCGCAAAGATTCACGAACCGCTTGACGTTCCGAATCTGCTTGCCCTGCAAACCGACAGCTTCGACTGGCTGGTCGGAAACGAACGCTGGCAGGCACGCGTCGCGAAGGCCGTCGAAGAAGGCGACCTCAGTGTCGCCACCACGTCGGGCCTGTCTGACATCTTCGAAGAGATCTCCCCGATCGAAGACTTCCAGGGCACCATGTCCCTGAGCTTCTCCGAGCCGGAGTTCGCTGATCCGAAGTACACCATGGCCGAGTGCAAGGACCGGGACGCTACGTACTCCGCTCCGCTGTACGTCAAGGCCGAATTCATGAACAACAACACGGGCGAAATCAAGCAGCAGACCGTGTTCATGGGTGACTTCCCGCTGATGACCGAGAAGGGCACCTTCGTCGTTAACGGCACCGAGCGTGTCGTCGTGTCCCAGCTGGTCCGTTCCCCGGGCGCCTACTTCGAGCGCACCGCGGACAAGACCAGCGACAAGGACATCTTCACTGCGAAGATCATCCCGTCCCGTGGCGCCTGGTTCGAACTCGAAATCGACAAGCGCGACCAGGTCGGCGTTCGCCTCGACCGCAAGCGCAAGCAGTCCGTCACCGTGCTGCTGAAGGCCCTCGGCTGGACCGAAGGCCAGATCCTCGAAGAGTTCGGCCAGTACGACTCCATGCGCGCGACGCTGGAGAAGGACGCCACCGAAACCCGCGAAGACGCCTTGCTGGACATCTACCGGAAGCTGCGACCGGGCGAGCCGCCCACCGTCGAGGCTGCCCAGTCCCTGCTGGACAACCTGTACTTCAACTCCAAGCGCTACGATCTGGCCAAGGTCGGCCGCTACAAGATCAACCGCAAGCTCGGCATCGACCGCTCCCTTGGCGACAAGGAAGCATCCGTGCTGCACGTTGAAGACATCGTTGCCATGATCAAGTTCCTGGTAGCCCTGCACGCCGGTGAGAAGACCCTCATGGGCAAGCGCGACGGCCAGGACCACGAGCTGCGCGTCGAGATCGACGACATCGACCACTTCGGCAACCGCCGTATCCGCGCCGTCGGCGAGCTCATCGAGAACCAGGTCCGCACGGGCCTGTCCCGTATGGAGCGCGTTGTCCGCGAGCGTATGACGACCCAGGACGTCGAGGCCATCACGCCGCAGACCCTGATCAACATCCGCCCCGTCGTGGCAGCCATCAAGGAGTTCTTCGGAACGTCCCAGCTGTCCCAGTTCATGGACCAGAACAACCCGCTCTCGGGCCTGACCCACAAGCGCCGCCTGTCCGCGCTGGGCCCGGGCGGTCTGTCCCGTGACCGCGCCGGCATGGAAGTCCGTGACGTGCACCCGTCCCACTACGGACGTATGTGCCCGATTGAAACTCCTGAAGGCCCGAACATCGGCCTGATCGGTTCGCTGGCTTCCTACGGACGCATCAACCCGTTCGGTTTCATCGAGACCCCGTACCGCCTTGTGTCCGAGGGTGTCGTTTCCGATGAGGTCCAGTACCTCACCGCCGACGACGAGGCCGAGGTCCTGATCGCACAGGCCAATGCCCCGCTCGACGAGAACAAGCGTTTCGCCGAAGAGACCGTGCTGGTCCGTGCCCGTGGTGGTGGAGGCGAGCCCGTGCTGGTTCCCGCCGCCGACGTCGAGTTCATGGACGTTTCCCCGCGCCAGATGGTGTCCGTGGCTACCGCCCTGATCCCGTTCCTCGAGCACGACGACGCCAACCGTGCACTCATGGGTGCCAACATGCAGCGCCAGGCCGTGCCGCTGGTCCGCTCCGAGGCGCCGTTCGTCGGTACCGGCATGGAGCGCGCCGCCGCCGTCGACGCCGGTGACGTTGTCATCGCGAAGAAGGCCGGTGTGGTCACCGAGGTTTCCGCCGAGCTCGTCATCATGCTCAACGACGACGGCACGGAAACCAACTACCGGATCAACAAGTTCGCACGCTCCAACCAGGGCAACTGCTACAACCACCGCGTCCTGGTGAACGAAGGCCAGCGCCTGGAAGTCGGCGGCATCATCGCTGACGGCCCGGCAACGGACCAGGGCGAACTCGCCCTCGGTAAGAACCTGCTTGTGGCATTCATGTCATGGGAAGGCCACAACTTCGAGGATGCCATCATCCTGTCCCAGCGGATCGTGGCCGAGGACGTCCTGTCCTCGATCCACATCGAGGAGCACGAGATCGATGCCCGCGACACCAAGCTTGGTGCCGAGGAAATCACCCGTGACATCCCGAACGTGTCCGAGGAAGTCCTGGCAGGCCTGGACGAGCGCGGCATCATCCACATCGGTGCCGAGGTTGAAGCCGGCGACATCCTGGTCGGCAAGGTCACTCCCAAGGGCGAGACCGAACTGACCCCGGAAGAGCGCCTGCTGCGCGCCATCTTCGGTGAGAAGTCCCGCGAAGTGCGCGACACCTCCCTGAAGGTGCCGCACGGCGAGTCCGGCACCGTGATCGGTGTCCGCGTCTTCGACCGCGACAACGACGACGAGCTGCCCCCGGGCGTCAACCAGCTGGTCCGCGTCTACGTGGCCGCCAAGCGCAAGATCACCGACGGCGACAAGCTCGCCGGCCGTCACGGCAACAAGGGTGTTATCTCCAAGATCCTTCCGATCGAGGACATGCCCTTCCTTGCCGACGGCACCCCCGTTGATATCGTCCTGAACCCGCTGGGTGTTCCGGGCCGTATGAACGTCGGCCAGGTGCTCGAAACGCACCTCGGCTGGGTTGCCAAGACCGGCTGGAAGATCGAGGGCGAGCCCGAGTGGGTCAAGCAGCTGCCGAACCTGCCGCGCGAGAGTGGGCAGACCACTGTCGCAACGCCGGTCTTCGACGGTGCGCGTGAAGAGGAAATCACGGGCCTGCTGGACTCCACCAACGTCACCCGCGACGGCGACCGCCTGATCAACTCTTCGGGCAAGACCCGCCTGTTTGACGGCCGCTCGGGCGAGCCGTTCCCGGATCCGATCTCGGTCGGCTACATGTACATCCTGAAGCTCCACCACCTGGTGGACGACAAGATCCACGCGCGCTCCACCGGCCCGTACTCCATGATCACGCAGCAGCCGCTGGGTGGTAAGGCACAGTTCGGCGGCCAGCGCTTCGGCGAAATGGAAGTGTGGGCGCTCGAAGCCTATGGCGCCGCCTACACGCTCCAGGAGCTCCTCACGATCAAGTCGGATGACATCCACGGTCGTGTGAAGGTCTACGAAGCCATCGTCAAGGGCGAGAACATCCCGGAGCCGGGCGTTCCTGAGTCCTTCAAGGTCTTGATCAAGGAAATGCAGTCGCTGTGCCTGAACGTGGAAGTACTTTCCACGGACGGAACCACAATTGAAATGCGTGACTCTGATGACGCAGTCTTCACGGCTGCGGAAGAACTGGGCATCGATCTGTCTCGTGCAGAGCCCAGTTCCGTAGAAGAGGTCTAG